A window of Rhodothermales bacterium genomic DNA:
TTATTGTGATGGAGTACGTGGAAGGAGGCACCCTGTTCGACGAGATCGCCAGAGGCCCGATGCCGTCCGAAACCGTGGCGCCGATCGTCCGACAAATGCTCCTTGCGTTTTCAAACGCCCACCGAGTCGGCGTCATCCACCGGGACATCAAGCCCCGCAATATCATGCTCACGCCGGCCGGGCGCGTCAAGGTCACGGATTTCGGCCTTGCCAAGCTCCGCCGCGACGACGACGCCACCACCGCCACCCAGGGCGGAATGGCCGGCACGCTCCGCTACATGGCCCCGGAGCAGGTGCGCAATCAGGAGGTCGACCACCGGAGCGATATCTACGCGCTGGGCATGACACTGTATGAGATGCTCGCCGGCGTGTTACCCTACAACCCGGAAGAGGGCGCGTACGCCATCCTTAAGCGCATCGTCGAAGACCCCGTCCCGCCGCCAACCGACTTCCACGCGGACATTCCTGCGGGCTGGGTCCGGATCGTCGAAAAAGCCATCGCCAAGCACCCGGTGGACCGTTTTCAGAACGCCGAGGAGATGCTGGAGGCGATCGATGTCCTGATGGACGAGTCCGCGCCGGCGCCTCAGCCGCTGCCCGTTCAACTTCCGGCCGCGCCCCAACCGCATCCGCTCAGCCGAGAAGCCGCCGAAGCTCGCGCGAAGCTCTTCGCCTCGCAGGTCGGGGGACGCCCCGACGCCCCGCCCGTCCGGCCCGAACCGGGTCTGCCTGCCCGCAACGAACCCGCGCAACCCCGGCACATTGCTCCCCCGGCCGAAGCCCGCCTCTACGAGCCGCCACCGCGTGCGCCGCACCCGCGCCGCAAGCCGCCGTTTACGGCGCTCATGACCGGCATCGCGGTTCTCGCCCTCGCCGTCATCGGCTACCCGATCGTTCGTGCGATGTTGAGTGAAAAACCAACCTATCCGGTAGACCTGCCGGCGATCGCCGAGCCGGCCCGACTTTTGGTTTCTACCTCGCCCGAAGGGGCCCAGGTGTTTGTCGACGATCGCCCGATCGGTATCACGCCCCTGGACCCGCAAACGGCCAGCGGGCAAGTCCGCATCACCGCCCGCCTGGACGGATACGCCGAGACGGATACGACGGTGGTCGTGGAAGGTGGGGCGATGAACGTGCACCTCATCTTGACCGCCCTCGCGCGGATTCCGGAGGAGCCGCGGTCGGTGCGTCCGAGCGTCACCGAAGTGCCCACGGAGCCGCCCCCGGATATTCCGGAAACCCCGACACTCGGGACGCTTCGCCTCGACGTCGAGCCAGCGGGGGCGATCGCTGTCGTCGGGTTCGAAGAACGCGGTGGCGGAACACTCGAATTGCCGGCAGGGACCCATCGCGTTCGGTGCACGGCAAACGGGGTGAGCGCGGAGATGGAAGTCCGCGTTGACGCCGGCGCCGCAGAGGGGATTATATGTTATACCCAACACGAATTGACTATCGTCTCTCGGTACAATGGCGAGTTTACGTGGGCAAATATCCTGATGAATGGCCGCGTATTGCTCAATGAGGAGAATAATCTAGAGTCTACTCCATTGAGTGATTTTAAGCTATTGCCGGGCACCTATGGCTTCCACGTGTCTCGGCATGATTATCGTTCGGAAGAGGAAGAGATACGGCTCGATTTGCGACCTGTTTTCGACATGGAGGCGACCAGGCATCTACTTGAATTTAATCTCATCAAGGTCACCTCCGGCGCCCTACAACCCCGCCACTCATCCGGAAACTTTTCATCCCCCGATCGATAGGCACTGGACCTTTCCCCTGGAGCCTCTCTCCGTAACGACCCCTTCTTGTACGCACAACCTGCTTTCCCGGCACCCATTTCCCGATGAAACGACATCTCTTTCTGGCCGGCCTCTTCAGCTTTCTTTTGCTGAATACGGCCCTATTTCAAACGGTTCAGGCTCAAACGGCCCCGTTCGACGCCGCTCTCGCGGCCTATCAGGTCGCGGACTTCGATAAAGCCATCTCCCTGTTCGCCGACGTGGCGGATAACCAGTCGATCGATAAAGGCGTGCGCAAAGAGGCGCTCCAGTATCTGGGCCGCTGTTATGTCGCCAAACGACGCGAGTCGGACGCCCGCGCCACGCTCGAAGACCTGATCGAACTTGAACCGCCGATCATCGAACTGGACCCCGACATGGAGCCGCCGCCCCTCATGCGGCTCTACTACAACGTCCGCAAAGAACATGGCGACAGCTACCTCATTGAACGCCTCGATCCCGGGCTTCAGACCCTGGCGGTGGTCGATTTTGAGAACGCCTCGATCGACGACGCCGAACGGTTCGACGCGCTCTCCACGGGCCTCTCGTCGCTCCTGCTGAACCAGCTCAGCGGGGCCACCGGGCTCAAGGTCATCGAGCGCGAACGCATCCAGTGGCTGCTGGGTGAGTTGGACCTCCAGCAGGAAGCCGGCCGGGTGGATCCTGCCACCGCCGTCCGTACCGGCAAGCTCCTGGGCGCCAACGCCGTGCTTTTCGGCACGTTCATGAAACACGGGAAAGACCTGCACATTAGCGCCCGCCTCGTCAAGGTAGAGACCGGGGAGATTTTGATGACCGATCAGGTGCAGGGCAGGGCGGACGACTTCTTCGACCTCGCCCGTGAACTCAGCCTCAAGGTCGCGCAGGGCATCAACGTCACCCTCGCCGAAACGCCCGTGGGCGCCCGCACCGAAACCCGCTCGCTGGACGCCATGATGTCCTACTCCGAAGGCCTCGAACTACTCGACCGCGAGGAGTACCCCCGCGCCTACGCCAAGTTCATGGAAGCGCTGGACTTCGACCCTGCCTACTCCCGCGCCCGCACCAAAGCCGAAAGCCTCCGGCCGCTGCTGGCGATGAATTGAGTAGCGATTAGCGAATAGACGATTAGCGAATAGACGATTAGCGAATAGCGATTTGAGGTTATTCACATCAGCCCCATCGCTATTCACTAATCCCGAATCACGAATCGCTAATCAATTCCTCCCGCCGTCTACCACGAACTCTCCCACAGTCGCCATCGGGGGACTGGACGCGAGCGTATACTTTCCGAAGCCTCCCCCCGCCCCACGAGGTTCAATCGGAAACGTCATGCGCACGCTCGATCTTTTTCTGCTCACCTCCACTCTTCTGATCGCCGGCCTGCTGATCGCCCGACCCGTCAGCTTCCAGGGTTTGCCCGAAAGATCGGCGCCGGTGGACCCCACACTATTCAAAAAACAGCTCCGCGACGCGATGGGCGCCTATCAGGACGCCGACTTCGACCGCGCGATCGATCTCCTCGCCGAGCTGTCTTACAACCCCGAAGCCGGCCGCATGGTACGTCGCGACGCGCTCCAACTCCTGGGCCGCGCTTATGTCGCCCGCCGTGAGGATGAGGCGGCACGCCAGGCCCTGACCAGCCTGATGGATCTCGAACCGCCCCAGATCGAACTCGATCCGGACATCGAATCGCCCCATCTCATGCGCGTCTATTACGATGTGCGCAAAGCCTGCAACAAGGGCTACAGCCTCGAACACGTCGACCCCGGGATGAAGACCCTTGCCGTAATCGACTTCACCAACAGCAGCATCGACGACCACGAGCGGATGGAGCCGCTCTCGAAAGGGCTGGCCTCGCTGCTCATCAGCCAGCTCAACGGCGCGTCGAACCTGAAGGTCGTCGAGCGCGAACG
This region includes:
- a CDS encoding CsgG/HfaB family protein; amino-acid sequence: MKRHLFLAGLFSFLLLNTALFQTVQAQTAPFDAALAAYQVADFDKAISLFADVADNQSIDKGVRKEALQYLGRCYVAKRRESDARATLEDLIELEPPIIELDPDMEPPPLMRLYYNVRKEHGDSYLIERLDPGLQTLAVVDFENASIDDAERFDALSTGLSSLLLNQLSGATGLKVIERERIQWLLGELDLQQEAGRVDPATAVRTGKLLGANAVLFGTFMKHGKDLHISARLVKVETGEILMTDQVQGRADDFFDLARELSLKVAQGINVTLAETPVGARTETRSLDAMMSYSEGLELLDREEYPRAYAKFMEALDFDPAYSRARTKAESLRPLLAMN
- a CDS encoding FlgO family outer membrane protein gives rise to the protein MRTLDLFLLTSTLLIAGLLIARPVSFQGLPERSAPVDPTLFKKQLRDAMGAYQDADFDRAIDLLAELSYNPEAGRMVRRDALQLLGRAYVARREDEAARQALTSLMDLEPPQIELDPDIESPHLMRVYYDVRKACNKGYSLEHVDPGMKTLAVIDFTNSSIDDHERMEPLSKGLASLLISQLNGASNLKVVERERIQWLLDELDLQQEAGRVDQQTAVRAGKLLGVHAVLLGSYIKHGKDLLVSVRLVSVETGEILATEQEQGRAEDIFVIAQSLSLKVAKGINVALEDTRLGARTETRSLDAMMSYSEGLDLLENEDLRSAYEKFLEALEYDPTYTRAKLKAESLRPLLAVAG
- a CDS encoding serine/threonine-protein kinase; the encoded protein is MHDDQSILGTVIDDYRILEVIGRGGMGIVYRAEDVALSRIVALKMIAPEMAENETFLKRFRAEARALARVDSPYIVGIHAMRHSEQRFFIVMEYVEGGTLFDEIARGPMPSETVAPIVRQMLLAFSNAHRVGVIHRDIKPRNIMLTPAGRVKVTDFGLAKLRRDDDATTATQGGMAGTLRYMAPEQVRNQEVDHRSDIYALGMTLYEMLAGVLPYNPEEGAYAILKRIVEDPVPPPTDFHADIPAGWVRIVEKAIAKHPVDRFQNAEEMLEAIDVLMDESAPAPQPLPVQLPAAPQPHPLSREAAEARAKLFASQVGGRPDAPPVRPEPGLPARNEPAQPRHIAPPAEARLYEPPPRAPHPRRKPPFTALMTGIAVLALAVIGYPIVRAMLSEKPTYPVDLPAIAEPARLLVSTSPEGAQVFVDDRPIGITPLDPQTASGQVRITARLDGYAETDTTVVVEGGAMNVHLILTALARIPEEPRSVRPSVTEVPTEPPPDIPETPTLGTLRLDVEPAGAIAVVGFEERGGGTLELPAGTHRVRCTANGVSAEMEVRVDAGAAEGIICYTQHELTIVSRYNGEFTWANILMNGRVLLNEENNLESTPLSDFKLLPGTYGFHVSRHDYRSEEEEIRLDLRPVFDMEATRHLLEFNLIKVTSGALQPRHSSGNFSSPDR